From the Euphorbia lathyris chromosome 6, ddEupLath1.1, whole genome shotgun sequence genome, one window contains:
- the LOC136233918 gene encoding uncharacterized protein At4g15970-like, with protein sequence MYRFRPTKVVIFIIFLIMIILFLLSVKRKNSMVHHQYPDSGKLKEVLRAATMSTRTVILTIIEKTWARNGSIVDLFLQSYKNGENTKHLLNHVVIVTLDVQSLIYCETIHPHCFYLQTSAILYDGIGSHSFSSLNYPIIDHIRNQLLLRVLHLGYNALYTEADVMWLRNPFPLFHPESEVTIGCDSSSGNGKVTSGGFFYTRASAISIDFIVLWNLIKLLYPDANNKTVCEMALYEDFKGIGLYIRFIDPQYYGGFCETNKDISNIYTMHANCCDDLDNKIHDLNLFLDHSKYKGLMGKVTNLDLLSAAAGKSPMRCFSTYI encoded by the exons atgtATCGATTTAGACCCACAAAAGTagtcatttttataattttcttgaTTATGATTATTCTGTTTTTACTTTCAGTTAAACGCAAGAACAGCATGGTTCATCATCAATATCCA GATTCAGGGAAACTAAAGGAAGTATTAAGAGCAGCAACAATGTCAACAAGAACAGTAATATTGACAATAATTGAAAAAACATGGGCAAGAAATGGTTCAATTGTTGATCTTTTTCTTCAAAGTTATAAAAATGGGGAAAACACAAAACATCTATTGAATCATGTGGTGATTGTTACTTTAGATGTTCAATCTCTTATCTACTGTGAAACCATACATCCACATTGCTTCTATCTTCAAACTAGTGCAATTCTATATGATGGCATCGGCAGCCACTCTTTCAGCTCCCTTAATTACCCTATAATTGACCACATCAGGAATCAACTTCTCCTTCGAGTGCTTCACTTGGGATACAATGCTCTTTACACG GAAGCAGATGTGATGTGGTTGAGAAATCCATTCCCACTGTTTCATCCTGAATCTGAAGTAACAATAGGATGCGATTCAAGCAGTGGAAATGGAAAAGTGACAAGTGGTGGATTCTTTTACACGAGGGCAAGTGCCATATCAATAGATTTCATAGTTCTTTGGAACTTGATTAAGCTTCTCTATCCTGATGCAAACAACAAAACTGTGTGTGAGATGGCTCTCTATGAAGATTTTAAAGGGATTGGTCTATATATTCGTTTTATAGACCCACAATATTATGGCGGGTTTTGCGAGACCAACAAGGATATAAGCAACATATACACTATGCATGCTAATTGTTGTGATGATTTGGATAATAAGATCCATGATCTCAACCTTTTTCTAGATCATTCTAAATACAAAGGACTTATGGGTAAGGTTACTAATTTAGACCTATTATCTGCTGCTGCTGGAAAATCTCCAATGAGATGCTTCTCAACTTACATTTAA
- the LOC136234130 gene encoding small ribosomal subunit protein bS21c, with translation MATSISLSNFFSFLLPSKPPPKSTPQLSFSSATLQSRRDKLIPLVSQQDYSASLSPELSSVINPGLANANTLFFRTAYNVQVIVDDNEPEERLLGRFRREVMRAGVIQECKRRRFFENKQDEKKRKSREAAKRNRRRRPFSRTGPPIRPEATTTGKKDEDDEDNWEMPEGL, from the exons ATGGCTACCTCCATTTCCCTCTCCAACTTCTTCTCCTTCCTTCTTCCCTCTAAACCACCGCCGAAATCCACTCCTCAACTCTCATTCTCCTCTGCAACACTTCAATCTCGCAGGGATAAATTGATTCCACTTGTTTCCCAACAGGATTACTCTGCTTCTTTGTCTCCCGAATTATCATCGGTTATAAATCCAGGTCTCGCCAATGCTAATACTCTTTTCTTTAGAACGGCCTACAATGTGCAGGTGATTGTGGATGATAATGAGCCAGAAGAGAGGCTGTTGGGTAGGTTCAGGAGAGAGGTGATGAGGGCTGGCGTCATTCAAGAGTGTAAAAGGAGGCGCTTCTTTGAGAACAAACAGGACGAGAAGAAACGCAAGTCCCGTGAAGCTGCTAAGCGTAATCGGAGAAG GCGCCCCTTTTCAAGAACTGGTCCACCAATCAGACCGGAAGCAACAACAACAGGCAAGAAGGATGAGGACGACGAGGATAACTGGGAAATGCCTGAAGGACTGTAA